The proteins below are encoded in one region of Synechococcales cyanobacterium T60_A2020_003:
- a CDS encoding IS5/IS1182 family transposase, translating to YHRRSIAETTMFRFKTIFGGNLSARQFDNQAVELFIKCVALNRMIQIAKPDSYKVEG from the coding sequence GCTATCATCGTCGTTCGATTGCTGAAACTACCATGTTCCGCTTTAAGACTATTTTTGGGGGCAATCTCAGTGCACGTCAATTTGACAATCAAGCCGTGGAATTGTTCATCAAATGTGTTGCGCTCAACCGCATGATTCAGATCGCTAAACCCGATAGCTACAAGGTTGAAGGTTAA
- a CDS encoding helix-turn-helix transcriptional regulator, translated as MVYHPDRNDISLAGVLYALGDPIRLEIVRRLASESELPCAAMDLPVAKSTLSHHFKVLREAGVLYCRKEGTQHMNSLRRDDLDARFPGLLDIILQSERSPL; from the coding sequence CTGGTTTATCATCCTGATCGCAACGATATTTCTTTGGCTGGAGTCCTCTACGCGCTGGGCGATCCGATTCGACTCGAAATTGTGCGGCGGTTAGCCTCGGAATCAGAACTTCCCTGTGCAGCGATGGATCTCCCCGTTGCCAAGTCTACCCTGTCCCATCATTTTAAGGTGCTGCGCGAGGCGGGGGTGCTGTATTGCCGAAAAGAGGGAACACAGCACATGAACTCACTCCGACGTGATGATCTGGATGCGCGGTTTCCGGGGCTGCTAGACATTATTTTGCAATCGGAGCGATCGCCTTTATGA